The proteins below are encoded in one region of Amycolatopsis acidiphila:
- a CDS encoding pyruvate carboxylase → MFRKVLVANRGEIAIRAFRAGYELGAGTVAVFPYEDRNSLHRLKADEAYEIGVQGHPVRAYLSVEEIIGAARKAGADAIYPGYGFLSENPDLALACEQAGITFVGPSAEILELTGNKARAVAAAREAGVPVLGSSQPSTDVDELVAAAEEVGFPVFVKAVAGGGGRGMRRVDDPAHLRESIEAAAREAESAFGDATVFLEKAVVDPRHIEVQILADGEGNVIHLFERDCSVQRRHQKVIELAPAPNLPPELREQICNDAVAFARKIGYRNAGTVEFLLDKDGNHHFIEMNPRIQVEHTVTEEVTDVDLVQSQMRIAAGETLADLGLSQDKVYLRGAALQCRITTEDPANGFRPDTGMISAYRSPGGSGIRLDGGTAFAGTEISAHFDSMLVKLTCRGRDFKTAVGRARRAVAEFRIRGVATNIPFLQAVLDDEDFRNGRVTTSFIEERPHLLTARHSADRGTRLLTYLADVTVNKPHGERPRLIDPASKLPEIPGGEPPAGSKQKLDELGPEGFARWIRDSATVGVTDTTFRDAHQSLLATRVRTKDLLAIAPVVAHTVPELLSLECWGGATYDVALRFLAEDPWERLARLREAVPNICLQMLLRGRNTVGYTPYPTEVTNAFVEEATATGIDIFRIFDALNDVEQMRPAIEAVRETGKAVAEVALCYTSDLSDPAEKLYTLDYYLKLAEQIVGAGAHVLAIKDMAGLLRAPAAAKLVSALRKEFDLPVHIHTHDTAGGQLGTYLAAINAGADAVDGAVASMAGTTSQPSLSAIVAATDHSERPTGLSLRAIGNLEPYWEIVRKIYAPFEAGLASPTGRVYDHEIPGGQLSNLRTQARALGLGDRFEDIEAMYAAADRILGHLVKVTPSSKVVGDLALHLVGAGVSPEKFEAEPNKFDIPDSVIGFLRGELGDPPGGWPEPFRSKALEGRADPKPETELSTEDRAGLADNRRQTLNRLLFPAPTKEFEAHREAYGDTSVLPSKDFFYGLRPGEEYQVDLEPGVRLLIELEAIGEADERGLRTVMSSLNGQLRPIQVRDRSVASDLPAAEKADKNNPKQVAAPFAGVVTLSVAEGDHVEAGATVATIEAMKMEAAITASAAGKVGRLAINSVQQVEGGDLLLVLE, encoded by the coding sequence ATGTTCCGGAAGGTACTCGTCGCCAACCGTGGTGAGATTGCCATCCGCGCGTTCCGCGCGGGGTATGAGCTGGGCGCGGGCACGGTGGCGGTGTTCCCGTACGAGGACCGCAACTCGCTGCACCGGCTCAAGGCCGATGAGGCCTACGAAATCGGCGTGCAGGGCCACCCGGTGCGTGCCTACCTGTCGGTCGAGGAGATCATCGGCGCGGCACGCAAGGCCGGCGCCGACGCGATCTACCCCGGCTATGGATTCCTGTCGGAGAACCCGGATCTCGCGCTGGCCTGTGAACAGGCCGGTATCACTTTCGTCGGCCCCAGCGCCGAGATCCTCGAACTGACCGGCAACAAGGCCCGCGCGGTCGCCGCCGCGCGTGAGGCCGGCGTGCCGGTGCTCGGTTCCTCGCAGCCGTCGACCGATGTGGACGAGCTCGTCGCGGCTGCGGAAGAAGTCGGCTTCCCGGTGTTCGTCAAGGCCGTCGCCGGTGGTGGCGGCCGTGGGATGCGCCGCGTCGACGACCCCGCGCACCTGCGCGAGTCGATCGAGGCCGCCGCCCGCGAGGCCGAGTCCGCCTTCGGTGACGCGACGGTGTTCCTGGAGAAGGCCGTCGTCGACCCGCGGCACATCGAGGTGCAGATCCTCGCCGACGGCGAGGGCAACGTCATCCACCTCTTCGAGCGCGACTGCTCGGTCCAGCGGCGGCACCAGAAGGTCATCGAGCTGGCGCCGGCCCCGAACCTCCCGCCGGAACTGCGGGAACAGATCTGCAACGACGCCGTGGCGTTCGCCCGCAAGATCGGTTACCGCAACGCGGGCACCGTCGAGTTCCTGCTCGACAAGGACGGCAACCACCACTTCATCGAGATGAACCCGCGCATCCAGGTCGAGCACACGGTGACCGAGGAGGTCACCGACGTCGACCTCGTGCAGTCCCAGATGCGCATCGCCGCCGGCGAGACGCTCGCGGACCTCGGCCTGTCACAGGACAAGGTCTACCTCCGGGGCGCCGCGTTGCAGTGCCGCATCACGACCGAGGACCCGGCCAACGGCTTCCGCCCGGACACCGGGATGATCAGCGCCTACCGCTCGCCCGGTGGCTCGGGCATCCGCCTCGACGGCGGCACCGCGTTCGCGGGCACGGAGATCAGCGCGCACTTCGACTCGATGCTCGTCAAGCTGACCTGCCGCGGCCGCGACTTCAAGACCGCGGTCGGCCGCGCCCGTCGTGCCGTGGCGGAGTTCCGGATCCGTGGCGTCGCCACGAACATCCCGTTCCTGCAGGCGGTGCTCGACGACGAGGACTTCCGGAACGGCCGGGTCACGACGTCGTTCATCGAGGAGCGCCCGCACCTGCTCACCGCGCGGCACTCCGCCGACCGCGGCACGCGGCTGCTGACCTACCTCGCGGATGTCACGGTCAACAAGCCGCACGGCGAGCGCCCGCGGCTGATCGACCCGGCGAGCAAGCTGCCGGAGATCCCGGGCGGCGAGCCGCCCGCGGGGTCGAAGCAGAAGCTCGACGAGCTGGGCCCGGAGGGCTTCGCGCGCTGGATCCGGGATTCGGCGACCGTCGGCGTCACCGACACCACCTTCCGCGACGCGCACCAGTCACTGCTGGCCACGCGCGTGCGCACGAAGGACCTGCTCGCGATCGCGCCGGTCGTCGCGCACACCGTGCCCGAGCTGCTTTCGCTGGAATGCTGGGGCGGCGCGACCTACGACGTGGCGCTGCGGTTCCTCGCCGAGGATCCGTGGGAGCGCCTGGCCCGGCTGCGCGAGGCGGTGCCCAACATCTGCCTGCAGATGTTGCTGCGTGGTCGCAACACGGTCGGCTATACCCCGTACCCGACCGAGGTGACCAACGCGTTCGTCGAGGAGGCCACGGCCACCGGCATCGACATCTTCCGGATCTTCGACGCGCTCAACGACGTCGAGCAGATGCGCCCGGCGATCGAAGCCGTGCGGGAGACCGGAAAGGCCGTCGCCGAGGTGGCGCTCTGCTACACCTCGGACCTCTCGGACCCGGCCGAGAAGCTGTACACATTGGACTACTACCTGAAGCTGGCGGAGCAGATCGTCGGCGCGGGCGCGCACGTGCTGGCGATCAAGGACATGGCGGGCCTGCTGCGGGCGCCCGCCGCCGCGAAGCTGGTTTCCGCGCTGCGCAAGGAGTTCGACCTGCCGGTGCACATCCACACGCACGACACCGCGGGCGGCCAGCTCGGCACCTACCTGGCCGCGATCAACGCCGGTGCGGACGCGGTGGACGGTGCGGTCGCGTCGATGGCGGGCACCACGTCGCAGCCTTCGCTGTCGGCGATCGTCGCCGCGACCGACCACTCCGAACGGCCGACCGGGCTTTCCCTGCGGGCGATCGGGAACCTGGAGCCGTACTGGGAGATCGTGCGCAAGATCTACGCGCCGTTCGAGGCGGGCCTGGCCTCGCCGACCGGGCGCGTGTACGACCACGAGATCCCGGGCGGGCAGCTGTCCAACCTGCGCACGCAGGCGCGGGCGCTCGGGCTCGGCGACCGGTTCGAGGACATCGAGGCGATGTACGCGGCCGCGGACCGGATCCTCGGCCACCTCGTGAAGGTGACGCCGTCGTCCAAAGTGGTCGGTGACCTCGCGCTGCATCTCGTGGGCGCCGGTGTCTCGCCCGAGAAGTTCGAGGCGGAGCCGAACAAGTTCGACATCCCCGACTCGGTGATCGGTTTCCTGCGCGGCGAGCTGGGCGACCCGCCCGGCGGCTGGCCGGAACCGTTCCGCAGCAAGGCGCTCGAGGGCCGCGCCGACCCCAAGCCCGAGACCGAGCTGTCCACCGAGGACCGCGCGGGGCTGGCGGACAACCGGCGGCAGACGCTCAACCGCCTGCTGTTCCCGGCGCCGACGAAGGAGTTCGAGGCGCACCGCGAGGCCTACGGCGACACCAGCGTGCTGCCGAGCAAGGACTTCTTCTACGGCCTGCGGCCGGGGGAGGAGTACCAGGTCGACCTCGAGCCCGGGGTGCGGCTGCTCATCGAGCTGGAGGCCATCGGCGAGGCCGACGAGCGCGGGCTGCGCACGGTGATGTCGAGCCTCAACGGCCAGCTCCGGCCCATCCAGGTGCGGGACCGCTCGGTCGCCTCGGACCTGCCGGCCGCGGAGAAGGCCGACAAGAACAACCCGAAGCAGGTCGCCGCGCCGTTCGCCGGGGTCGT